The Ranitomeya imitator isolate aRanImi1 chromosome 8, aRanImi1.pri, whole genome shotgun sequence genome window below encodes:
- the LOC138647148 gene encoding uncharacterized protein encodes MDRVILWTRYIDDVFLIWRGTPDTLEIFFRDLNKNDQNIRLTYKYHTSQIEFLDVMIKKDDSGFLQTDIFRKDTAVNAILHATSSHPTHVVRSISVSQFLRIRRICSTDGDFEKQSIEMKKRFYERGYSKRSIKHAYNRARNTNRHDLLYSKTDKQKVDSTRMITQYHSQWSKMYEVMKKHWPILMADKTLRQYIPPAPAITARRCDNLRDHLVRSFYTPTNQPQIFKGKKVIKTWGCKPCRKCIACPNIEEAKEFFSSDGKKFTITHTINCSTQTVIYYAKCPCSLVYVGLTTRALKVRVREHVRGIIAAANESDLEQLKTIPRHFKEYHSCDPSGLKVRGIDHIRTNFRGGNLGRSLAQKEAKWIWTLKTVQPDGLNKNLSFAPFI; translated from the coding sequence ATGGACCGGGTCATTCTTTGGACCCGGTACATCGACGACGTGTTTCTGATCTGGCGGGGAACACCAGACACGTTGGAAATTTTTTTTCGGGATCTCAATAAGAATGATCAGAACATAAGATTGACATACAAATACCATACTAGTCAAATTGAGTTCCTTGATGTGATGATCAAGAAGGATGACTCTGGTTTCTTGCAGACGGACATCTTCCGTAAGGACACAGCCGTAAATGCTATCCTCCATGCGACATCTTCTCATCCGACACATGTAGTGAGATCAATTTCTGTCAGTCAATTCTTAAGGATCCGACGAATCTGCTCTACAGACGGCGATTTCGAAAAGCAATCAATTGAAATGAAAAAACGATTTTACGAGCGAGGATATAGCAAACGTTCCATCAAACATGCATATAACAGAGCCAGAAATACAAATCGTCATGATTTACTATACTCCAAAACGGACAAACAAAAGGTAGATTCCACAAGGATGATAACCCAGTACCACTCACAATGGTCAAAAATGTATGAAGTTATGAAAAAACACTGGCCGATCCTAATGGCAGACAAGACCTTGAGGCAATACATACCCCCTGCACCCGCCATTACAGCGAGACGATGTGACAATCTGCGTGACCACCTGGTGAGAAGTTTCTACACGCCCACTAATCAACCACAGATTTTCAAAggtaaaaaagtaattaaaactTGGGGGTGCAAGCCATGCAGGAAATGTATTGCGTGCCCCAACATAGAGGAGGCGAAAGAATTCTTTTCATCTGACGGCAAGAAATTTACCATAACTCATACCATCAATTGTTCCACTCAGACAGTTATCTATTATGCAAAATGCCCTTGCTCGTTAGTGTACGTGGGACTTACAACACGGGCCCTAAAAGTAAGAGTGAGAGAACATGTCCGTGGGATCATAGCAGCGGCCAATGAAAGTGACTTGGAGCAGTTGAAAACGATCCCAAGGCACTTTAAGGAATATCACTCTTGCGATCCGTCAGGGCTAAAAGTAAGGGGGATTGATCACATTAGGACTAACTTTAGAGGTGGTAATCTGGGCCGTAGCTTGGCCCAAAAAGAGGCCAAGTGGATTTGGACTCTGAAAACGGTACAGCCAGATGGTCTAAACAAAAATTTAAGTTTTGCTCCCTTTATTTAA